In a genomic window of Pseudomonadota bacterium:
- a CDS encoding autotransporter domain-containing protein, with the protein MKKNLFHFFSFLGFLLGTSLLNGDTASRSFQNHLATYLDYRSNLRNHLHNDITKSAPTQKKEELPTSNIWSSFGYGKTKDTSSEGYGSSRSYSPSIGVDTLYGDWTVGLTFSGAHSNSKSFLTPPGQTVSNSAVLQPYASYKLQDWVSLFGAAGIIYTDGKTINQSTPSNGHQLTRNYVATFGSVFILPIIRSAA; encoded by the coding sequence ATGAAAAAAAATCTTTTCCATTTCTTTTCTTTTTTAGGATTCTTGCTTGGAACCTCCCTTTTAAACGGGGACACTGCTTCAAGGTCTTTTCAAAACCATCTCGCTACTTATCTAGATTATAGATCAAATCTTAGAAATCATCTTCATAACGACATCACCAAAAGTGCCCCAACTCAAAAAAAAGAAGAACTTCCAACATCAAACATATGGTCTTCTTTTGGATATGGAAAAACAAAAGATACTTCTTCTGAAGGTTATGGATCAAGCCGCTCATATTCTCCAAGCATCGGAGTTGACACCCTTTATGGAGATTGGACAGTCGGTCTAACTTTTTCGGGCGCCCATTCAAATTCAAAATCTTTCTTAACCCCTCCAGGACAAACAGTGAGCAATTCTGCCGTCTTACAACCCTATGCTTCTTATAAACTCCAAGATTGGGTAAGTTTGTTTGGAGCCGCAGGTATAATATATACTGATGGTAAAACCATAAACCAATCAACGCCTTCCAATGGTCATCAATTAACTCGAAACT
- the tsaD gene encoding tRNA (adenosine(37)-N6)-threonylcarbamoyltransferase complex transferase subunit TsaD: protein MISLPLRILGIETSCDETSIAIVSENRQILSNQVYTQRKDHMSFGGVVPELAARAHLERLPLLLKEALQEANLSLQDISAIAVTGGPGLMGGVLVGVLYAKALSAALNKPFLAINHLEAHALTIRMIEEISFPYLLLLISGGHTQFLWTEGVGRYKLLGTSLDDAAGEAFDKIAKLLDLGYPGGPALEKSAELGDSNRFELPKPLLRTSHCNFSFSGLKTAVLKKVETLPHPLTLQDKNDMAASFQKAVGEVLMDRCQNAFNLCKTFKPSFSFVVAGGVASNLYLKKKLETLAYEHHLPLKVPPLKLCTDNGAMVAWAGIERLKQGKQNALDFSPRPRWPLEDLQ from the coding sequence ATGATCTCTTTACCTTTAAGAATACTCGGAATTGAAACCAGTTGTGATGAAACATCTATTGCCATTGTTTCAGAGAATCGACAAATTTTAAGCAATCAAGTCTATACACAACGAAAAGATCACATGTCATTTGGAGGCGTTGTTCCGGAACTTGCCGCGAGAGCACACCTTGAAAGACTCCCTCTTTTGTTAAAAGAAGCTCTCCAAGAGGCAAATCTTTCACTTCAGGACATAAGCGCTATTGCTGTGACAGGGGGGCCTGGTCTTATGGGAGGCGTCCTGGTTGGCGTTCTTTATGCAAAAGCCCTTTCTGCTGCACTCAACAAGCCTTTCCTCGCCATTAATCACCTCGAGGCGCATGCTCTTACAATAAGAATGATCGAAGAAATTTCTTTTCCTTATCTTCTTCTCCTTATCTCGGGAGGTCATACCCAATTTCTTTGGACAGAAGGTGTTGGACGTTATAAGCTGCTAGGGACATCTCTTGATGATGCTGCGGGAGAAGCTTTTGATAAGATTGCAAAGCTTTTAGATCTTGGGTATCCTGGGGGACCAGCCCTTGAAAAAAGTGCAGAACTTGGAGATTCGAACCGTTTCGAGCTTCCCAAGCCTCTTTTACGAACATCTCACTGTAACTTCTCATTTTCAGGGCTTAAAACAGCCGTTCTCAAAAAAGTTGAAACACTTCCTCATCCTTTAACACTTCAAGATAAAAATGATATGGCCGCCTCTTTCCAAAAAGCTGTAGGAGAAGTTTTAATGGATCGATGCCAAAATGCTTTTAATCTTTGCAAAACATTTAAGCCTTCTTTTTCTTTTGTTGTCGCAGGAGGCGTTGCATCAAATCTCTATCTTAAAAAGAAACTTGAAACGCTTGCATATGAACATCATCTTCCTTTAAAAGTTCCTCCCCTTAAACTTTGCACGGATAATGGCGCAATGGTTGCTTGGGCTGGAATAGAAAGATTAAAACAAGGAAAACAAAATGCTTTAGATTTTTCTCCGCGTCCTCGTTGGCCTCTTGAAGATCTTCAATAA
- the groES gene encoding co-chaperone GroES, producing MKFRPLHDRVMIRRLESEEKTKGGIIIPDTAKEKPMEGEVVAVGPGGRGDDGKLIALDVKVKDRVVFGKWSGTEIKVDGEDYLIMKESDIMGILTA from the coding sequence ATGAAGTTCAGACCACTTCATGATCGTGTTATGATCCGTCGCTTAGAAAGTGAAGAGAAAACTAAAGGCGGGATTATTATCCCTGATACTGCAAAAGAAAAGCCAATGGAAGGCGAAGTTGTTGCCGTAGGTCCTGGTGGAAGAGGCGATGATGGAAAATTAATTGCGCTTGACGTTAAAGTTAAGGATCGGGTTGTTTTTGGCAAATGGTCCGGAACTGAGATTAAGGTTGATGGCGAAGATTATCTAATTATGAAAGAAAGTGACATTATGGGCATTTTAACAGCCTAA